Proteins from a single region of Streptococcus mitis:
- a CDS encoding N-acetylmuramoyl-L-alanine amidase family protein: MKKITLFGLSLAGLALLAFPHSGQAFELKEEWVVKCGVQYQDGKILRFNNGHEVDIKVLDLQKTEKIEWTVSLNGQDQTVNFLGQEKDKSMIGVEGRYLNFYVPYGYRGDIKVEAKSGNEVKIWSTKVVDDIHNDSGKRGYYRIEESNDQYTYLDAKWDYQTKTYTATLPETVNGQKVFAWADYDNGELKLEKQKSISHKYDGGSFKELYPIVKAESWLRSDQNWYYQKQGQLVQNDWVKDKGTWYFMNDKGVMFNQTWLYQGSNWYAFKSSGAMIAGDWLYDQGKWYYLSTSGAMKASAWVYDKGEWYYVSSSGAMLANDWVKDKGKWYYLASSGKMLRNTYTPDGYYVGNSGAWQ; encoded by the coding sequence ATGAAAAAAATCACACTATTTGGTTTGTCTCTAGCAGGCCTAGCTTTACTGGCTTTTCCTCATTCAGGTCAGGCATTCGAGCTAAAAGAAGAATGGGTTGTTAAATGTGGAGTTCAGTATCAAGATGGCAAGATTCTCCGATTTAATAATGGCCATGAAGTGGATATTAAAGTATTGGATTTGCAAAAAACCGAGAAAATCGAGTGGACGGTTAGTCTCAATGGTCAAGATCAGACTGTCAATTTCCTAGGTCAAGAAAAGGACAAGTCTATGATTGGCGTAGAAGGGCGTTATCTTAATTTCTATGTTCCATATGGCTATAGAGGAGATATCAAGGTAGAAGCCAAGAGCGGAAATGAAGTCAAGATCTGGTCAACGAAAGTTGTGGATGATATTCATAATGATAGTGGAAAGAGAGGTTACTACCGTATTGAAGAATCAAATGATCAATACACTTACCTCGATGCTAAATGGGATTATCAAACCAAGACTTACACTGCTACCTTACCAGAGACTGTCAATGGTCAAAAAGTATTTGCTTGGGCAGACTATGACAATGGTGAGTTGAAACTTGAAAAACAAAAGTCTATTAGTCATAAATATGATGGAGGATCTTTCAAAGAACTTTATCCGATTGTGAAAGCAGAAAGCTGGCTAAGATCAGACCAAAACTGGTACTATCAAAAACAAGGCCAGTTAGTGCAGAACGATTGGGTTAAGGACAAGGGAACTTGGTACTTTATGAACGATAAAGGAGTCATGTTCAATCAAACTTGGCTTTATCAAGGTAGCAACTGGTATGCCTTTAAATCATCAGGAGCTATGATTGCTGGTGACTGGCTTTATGACCAAGGCAAGTGGTACTATTTATCAACTTCAGGAGCTATGAAAGCAAGCGCTTGGGTTTATGATAAGGGAGAATGGTATTATGTAAGTTCTTCTGGTGCCATGCTAGCGAATGATTGGGTCAAAGATAAAGGCAAGTGGTATTATCTAGCTTCATCAGGTAAGATGCTTCGCAATACCTACACACCAGATGGTTACTATGTTGGCAACTCAGGCGCTTGGCAATAA
- the groES gene encoding co-chaperone GroES gives MLKPLGDRVVLKVEEKEQTVGGFVLAGSAQEKTKTAQVVATGQGVRTLNGDLVAPSVKAGDRVLVEAHAGLDVKDGDEKYIIVGEANILAIIEE, from the coding sequence ATGTTGAAACCATTAGGAGACCGTGTGGTCTTAAAAGTAGAAGAAAAAGAACAAACTGTTGGAGGATTTGTCCTTGCAGGTTCAGCTCAAGAAAAAACAAAAACAGCCCAAGTTGTGGCTACTGGACAAGGTGTTCGTACCTTGAATGGTGACTTGGTGGCTCCAAGCGTTAAAGCTGGAGATCGTGTCTTAGTTGAAGCTCACGCAGGTCTCGATGTCAAAGACGGCGATGAAAAGTACATCATCGTTGGCGAAGCGAACATTTTGGCTATCATTGAAGAATAG
- a CDS encoding SDR family NAD(P)-dependent oxidoreductase yields MAKNVVITGATSGIGEAIARAYLEQGENVVLTGRRTDRLEALKSEFAATYPNQTVWTFPLDVTDMTMVKTVCSDILETIGQIDILVNNAGLALGLAPYQDYEELDMLTMLDTNVKGLMAVTRCFLPAMVKANQGHIINMGSTAGIYAYAGAAVYSATKAAVKTFSDGLRIDTIATDIKVTTIQPGIVETDFSTVRFHGDKERAEAVYQGIEALQAKDIADTVVYVTSQPRRVQITDMTIMANQQATGFMVHKN; encoded by the coding sequence ATGGCAAAAAATGTAGTGATTACAGGGGCGACATCTGGAATTGGTGAAGCGATTGCGCGTGCTTATCTGGAGCAGGGGGAGAATGTCGTTCTAACAGGGCGACGGACAGACAGATTAGAGGCTCTCAAGTCAGAGTTTGCAGCAACCTATCCAAATCAAACAGTTTGGACCTTTCCACTGGATGTGACGGATATGACCATGGTCAAGACTGTCTGCTCTGATATTCTAGAAACGATAGGGCAGATTGATATTCTGGTCAATAATGCTGGACTAGCTCTTGGCTTGGCTCCCTATCAAGACTATGAGGAGTTGGATATGCTGACCATGTTGGATACCAATGTCAAAGGTTTGATGGCAGTTACTCGCTGTTTCTTGCCAGCAATGGTAAAAGCCAATCAGGGTCATATTATCAATATGGGGTCAACCGCAGGAATCTATGCTTATGCGGGAGCCGCTGTTTACTCAGCAACCAAGGCGGCAGTTAAAACCTTTTCAGATGGACTGCGAATTGATACCATCGCAACGGATATCAAGGTGACAACCATTCAGCCTGGAATTGTCGAAACAGATTTCTCTACAGTTCGTTTTCATGGTGACAAAGAGCGTGCTGAGGCGGTCTATCAGGGAATCGAAGCTTTGCAAGCTAAGGATATTGCAGACACAGTAGTCTATGTGACCAGTCAACCTCGTCGTGTGCAAATTACAGATATGACCATTATGGCCAATCAACAGGCGACAGGTTTCATGGTTCATAAAAACTAA
- the recX gene encoding recombination regulator RecX, protein MKITKLEKKKRLYLMELDNNDKCYITEDTIVRFMLSRDKVISEEELKEIQDFAQFSYGKNLALYHLSFKARTEKEVREYLKKYDIDENIISQVIANLKEDKWINDSQYAYAIINANQLSGDKGPYVLTQKLVQKGISKSTIEEILNDFDFSKVAQRVANKLLKKYEGTLPARALQDKIIQNLTNKGFSYSDAKSAFDELDSQVDQETTQELIFKELDKQYAKYARKYEGYELKQRLTQVLARKGYDFSDIASALREYL, encoded by the coding sequence ATGAAAATCACAAAACTTGAAAAGAAAAAAAGACTCTATCTAATGGAGCTTGATAATAACGACAAATGCTACATTACTGAAGATACAATTGTTCGTTTTATGTTATCGAGAGATAAGGTGATAAGCGAAGAGGAATTAAAGGAGATTCAGGACTTTGCTCAATTTTCTTATGGTAAGAATCTAGCACTCTACCACCTATCCTTTAAAGCACGCACTGAAAAAGAGGTTAGAGAATATCTGAAAAAATACGATATTGATGAGAACATAATTTCTCAAGTCATTGCTAATCTTAAAGAAGATAAGTGGATTAATGATAGCCAGTACGCTTATGCTATCATCAATGCCAATCAACTTTCAGGAGACAAGGGGCCTTATGTACTGACTCAGAAATTAGTACAAAAAGGAATTTCAAAATCTACTATAGAAGAAATCTTGAATGATTTTGATTTTTCGAAAGTTGCGCAACGTGTAGCCAATAAACTATTGAAAAAATATGAGGGAACGCTTCCAGCTCGTGCCTTGCAAGATAAGATTATCCAGAACTTGACCAACAAGGGATTCTCTTACTCTGATGCTAAAAGTGCCTTTGACGAGTTGGATAGTCAAGTTGACCAAGAAACTACTCAAGAACTCATCTTCAAGGAACTTGATAAGCAATATGCCAAGTATGCCCGAAAATATGAAGGATACGAACTTAAACAGCGTTTAACTCAAGTTTTAGCACGAAAGGGCTACGATTTTTCGGATATAGCAAGCGCTCTCAGAGAATATCTTTAA
- a CDS encoding CTP synthase, translating into MSTKYIFVTGGVVSSIGKGIVAASLGRLLKNRGLKVTIQKFDPYINIDPGTMSPYQHGEVFVTDDGAETDLDLGHYERFIDINLNKYSNVTTGKIYSEVLRKERRGEYLGATVQVIPHITDALKEKIKRAAVTTDSDVIITEVGGTVGDIESLPFLEALRQMKADVGADNVMYIHTTLLPYLKAAGEMKTKPTQHSVKELRGLGIQPNMLVIRTEQPAGQGIKNKLAQFCDVAPEAVIESLDVEHLYQIPLNLQAQGMDQIVCDHLKLDAPVADMTEWSAMVDKVMNLKKQVKISLVGKYVELQDAYISVVEALKHSGYANDAEVKINWINANDVTAENVAELLSDADGIIVPGGFGQRGTEGKIQAIRYARENDVPMLGVCLGMQLTCIEFARHVLGLEGANSAELAPETKYPIIDIMRDQIDVEDMGGTLRLGLYPSKLKRGSKAAAAYHNQEVVQRRHRHRYEFNNAFREQFEAAGFVFSGVSPDNRLVEIVEIPENKFFVACQYHPELSSRPNRPEELYTAFVTAAVENSN; encoded by the coding sequence ATGTCAACGAAATATATTTTTGTAACTGGTGGTGTGGTATCGTCTATTGGGAAAGGGATTGTCGCAGCGAGTCTGGGACGTCTCTTGAAAAATCGTGGTCTCAAAGTAACCATTCAAAAGTTTGACCCTTATATCAATATCGATCCGGGGACTATGAGCCCTTATCAGCACGGGGAAGTTTTTGTGACAGATGATGGAGCTGAGACAGATTTGGACTTAGGCCACTATGAACGTTTCATCGATATCAATCTCAACAAATATTCCAACGTGACAACTGGTAAAATATACAGTGAAGTTCTTCGTAAGGAACGCCGTGGAGAATACCTTGGGGCAACTGTTCAGGTTATTCCTCATATCACAGATGCTTTGAAAGAGAAAATCAAGCGTGCCGCTGTAACGACAGACTCTGATGTCATTATCACAGAGGTTGGTGGAACAGTAGGAGATATCGAGTCCTTGCCATTCCTAGAGGCTCTTCGTCAGATGAAGGCAGATGTTGGTGCGGATAATGTTATGTACATCCATACAACCTTGCTTCCTTACCTTAAGGCTGCTGGTGAAATGAAAACCAAACCAACCCAGCACTCTGTAAAAGAATTGCGTGGTTTAGGAATCCAACCAAATATGTTGGTGATTCGTACAGAACAACCAGCTGGTCAAGGAATTAAAAATAAACTAGCTCAGTTCTGTGATGTGGCCCCAGAAGCCGTTATCGAATCGTTGGATGTTGAACACCTTTACCAAATTCCATTGAACTTGCAGGCGCAAGGTATGGACCAAATTGTCTGTGACCACTTGAAATTAGACGCACCAGTAGCGGATATGACAGAGTGGTCAGCTATGGTGGACAAGGTCATGAACCTGAAAAAACAAGTTAAAATTTCCCTTGTCGGTAAGTATGTGGAGTTGCAAGATGCCTACATCTCTGTGGTTGAAGCTTTGAAACACTCTGGTTATGCAAATGACGCAGAAGTTAAAATCAATTGGATCAATGCCAATGATGTGACAGCAGAGAATGTGGCAGAGCTTTTGTCTGATGCGGACGGAATCATCGTACCAGGTGGTTTTGGCCAACGTGGTACGGAAGGAAAAATCCAAGCCATCCGCTATGCGCGTGAAAATGATGTTCCAATGTTAGGTGTTTGCTTGGGAATGCAGCTGACTTGTATTGAGTTTGCTCGTCACGTTTTAGGACTCGAAGGTGCCAATTCTGCAGAGCTTGCACCAGAAACAAAATACCCTATCATTGATATCATGCGTGATCAGATTGACGTTGAGGATATGGGAGGAACCCTTCGCTTGGGACTTTATCCATCTAAGTTGAAACGTGGCTCTAAGGCAGCGGCTGCTTATCACAATCAAGAAGTGGTGCAACGCCGTCACCGTCACCGTTATGAGTTTAACAATGCCTTCCGTGAGCAGTTTGAGGCAGCAGGCTTTGTCTTTTCAGGAGTTTCTCCAGACAATCGCTTGGTAGAAATCGTAGAAATTCCTGAAAATAAATTCTTTGTAGCGTGTCAGTATCACCCTGAACTGTCAAGTCGTCCAAACCGCCCAGAAGAACTCTACACTGCTTTTGTCACTGCAGCTGTTGAGAACAGTAATTAG
- a CDS encoding single-stranded DNA-binding protein yields the protein MYNKVILIGRLTSTPELHKTSNDKSVARATIAVNRRYKDQNGEREADFVNMVLWGRLAETLASYATRGSLISVDGELRTRRFEKNGQMNYVTEVLVTGFQLLESRAQRAMRENNAGQDLADLVLEEEELPF from the coding sequence ATGTATAATAAAGTTATCCTAATTGGACGTTTAACGTCTACACCAGAATTGCACAAAACCAGCAATGACAAGTCAGTAGCACGAGCAACTATTGCTGTTAACCGTCGATATAAAGACCAAAATGGTGAACGTGAAGCTGATTTTGTTAATATGGTTTTATGGGGTAGACTAGCAGAAACTTTGGCAAGCTACGCAACCAGAGGAAGTCTCATTTCAGTGGATGGAGAATTACGTACCCGTCGTTTTGAGAAAAATGGCCAGATGAATTATGTGACCGAAGTACTTGTTACAGGATTCCAACTCTTGGAAAGTCGTGCCCAACGTGCCATGCGTGAAAATAACGCAGGTCAAGACCTAGCGGACTTGGTTTTGGAAGAGGAAGAACTACCATTTTAA
- a CDS encoding thioredoxin family protein has translation MIQPASLEELASLVEKDGKKVFLFVADWCGDCRYIYPALPEIEEANPEFTFIRVDRDQYMDLAKLWDVYGIPSLVVLEKDKEIGRFVNRDRKSKQQINDFLAGLK, from the coding sequence ATGATACAACCAGCAAGTTTAGAAGAATTGGCATCTTTAGTAGAAAAAGATGGCAAGAAGGTCTTTCTTTTTGTGGCGGACTGGTGTGGCGATTGTCGTTATATCTATCCTGCCTTGCCAGAAATTGAGGAGGCCAATCCTGAGTTCACTTTTATTCGAGTGGACCGAGACCAATATATGGATTTGGCCAAACTTTGGGATGTTTATGGAATCCCTAGCCTTGTTGTTCTAGAAAAGGACAAGGAAATCGGCCGTTTTGTTAATCGTGACCGTAAAAGCAAGCAACAAATTAATGACTTTTTAGCAGGATTGAAATAG
- a CDS encoding epoxyqueuosine reductase QueH translates to MIDVEEILSKMNPNQKINYDRVMQKMVQVWEKNEQRPTILMHVCCAPCSTYTLEYLTKYADVTIYFANSNIHPKAEYHKRAYVTKKFVSDFNERTGNTVQYLEAPYEPNEYRKLVRGLEEEPEGGDRCKVCFDYRLDKTAQVAMDLGFDYFGSALTISPHKNSQTINSIGIDVQKIYTTHYLPSDFKKNQGYKRSVEMCEEYDIYRQCYCGCVYAAQAQNIDLVQVKKDATAFMLDKDVEKDYSHIKFTVTKLDI, encoded by the coding sequence ATGATCGATGTAGAAGAAATTCTGAGCAAGATGAACCCCAATCAGAAGATTAATTATGACCGTGTCATGCAGAAGATGGTACAAGTATGGGAGAAAAATGAGCAACGGCCAACCATTCTCATGCATGTTTGCTGTGCCCCTTGTAGTACCTATACACTAGAATATTTGACCAAATACGCTGATGTGACCATCTATTTTGCCAATTCCAATATCCATCCCAAGGCAGAATACCATAAGCGTGCCTATGTTACCAAGAAATTTGTCAGTGATTTCAATGAGCGAACAGGAAATACGGTTCAGTATCTAGAAGCTCCCTACGAACCAAATGAATACCGTAAGTTAGTCAGAGGACTGGAAGAAGAACCAGAAGGTGGTGACCGTTGCAAGGTTTGCTTTGACTACCGACTGGATAAGACAGCGCAAGTGGCTATGGATTTGGGCTTTGACTACTTTGGTTCAGCTTTGACCATCAGTCCTCATAAGAATTCTCAAACCATTAACAGCATTGGAATCGATGTGCAAAAAATTTATACAACCCACTATCTTCCAAGTGATTTCAAGAAAAATCAAGGATACAAACGTTCAGTAGAGATGTGTGAAGAGTATGACATCTACCGTCAATGTTATTGTGGATGCGTCTATGCAGCTCAGGCGCAGAATATTGACCTGGTTCAAGTTAAGAAGGACGCCACAGCGTTCATGCTTGATAAGGATGTTGAAAAAGACTATTCCCACATCAAATTTACTGTTACGAAATTAGATATATAG
- the ytpR gene encoding YtpR family tRNA-binding protein, with the protein MIFTYNKEHVGDVLMVIVKNSGDAKLDVERKGNVAHVFLKENGETVAWNIFEVSSLFEIAERGQVFLSDEQAARLNQELQAEGFAEEIVNDKEPKFVVGEIVEMVAHPDSDHLNICQVAVASDKTVQIVAGAPNARVGLKTIVALPGAMMPKGNLIFPGELRGEKSFGMMCSPRELALPNAPQKRGVIELSEDQVVGTLFAPAKHWTA; encoded by the coding sequence ATGATTTTTACATATAACAAAGAACATGTCGGTGATGTCCTTATGGTCATCGTGAAAAACAGTGGAGATGCCAAACTGGATGTGGAACGCAAAGGAAATGTAGCCCATGTTTTTCTAAAAGAGAATGGGGAAACAGTAGCTTGGAATATTTTCGAAGTTTCAAGTTTATTTGAAATTGCAGAGCGCGGTCAAGTCTTTTTATCAGATGAGCAAGCCGCTCGTTTGAACCAAGAATTACAGGCGGAAGGTTTTGCAGAAGAAATTGTCAATGATAAGGAACCTAAGTTTGTTGTTGGTGAGATTGTCGAGATGGTAGCTCATCCAGATAGTGACCACCTCAACATCTGCCAAGTTGCAGTCGCAAGTGACAAGACAGTACAAATCGTTGCAGGGGCTCCTAATGCGCGTGTCGGTCTGAAAACCATTGTGGCTCTTCCTGGAGCTATGATGCCCAAAGGCAATCTCATTTTCCCAGGCGAACTTCGTGGCGAAAAGAGTTTTGGCATGATGTGCAGCCCTCGTGAACTTGCCTTGCCAAATGCTCCGCAAAAACGTGGAGTTATTGAATTATCAGAAGACCAGGTTGTCGGAACACTATTCGCCCCAGCTAAACACTGGACTGCCTAA
- a CDS encoding DUF402 domain-containing protein, whose translation MKLPKEGDFITIQSYKHDGSLHRTWRDTMVLKTTENAIIGVNDHTLVTESDGRRWVTREPAIVYFHKKYWFNIIAMIRDNGISYYCNMASPYYLDEEALKYIDYDLDVKIFTDGEKRLLDVEEYERHKRKMNYSDDLDYILKEHVKILVDWINNGRGPFSEAYVNIWYKRYVELKNR comes from the coding sequence ATGAAGCTTCCAAAAGAAGGCGACTTTATTACAATTCAAAGTTATAAGCATGATGGGAGTCTCCACCGAACTTGGCGGGACACCATGGTACTAAAAACAACAGAAAACGCCATTATTGGTGTCAACGATCATACACTTGTTACCGAAAGTGATGGTCGTCGTTGGGTCACTCGAGAACCGGCTATTGTTTACTTTCACAAGAAATATTGGTTTAATATCATTGCCATGATTCGCGATAATGGAATTTCCTACTATTGCAATATGGCTAGCCCCTACTATCTGGATGAAGAAGCACTGAAGTATATTGATTACGATTTGGATGTTAAAATTTTTACAGATGGGGAAAAACGTCTCTTGGACGTTGAGGAGTATGAGCGTCACAAACGCAAAATGAATTATTCTGATGACTTGGACTACATTTTAAAAGAACATGTCAAAATTCTTGTTGATTGGATTAACAATGGACGAGGTCCTTTCTCAGAAGCCTATGTAAACATTTGGTACAAGCGCTATGTAGAACTAAAGAATCGGTAA
- a CDS encoding DUF4651 domain-containing protein — translation MNGMKAKKMWMAGLALLGIGSLALATKKVADDRKLRKTQEELTTIVRDHFADMGEIATLYVQVYESSLESLVGGVIFEDGRHYTFVYENEDLVYEEEVL, via the coding sequence ATGAATGGTATGAAAGCTAAAAAAATGTGGATGGCAGGTCTGGCTCTGCTTGGTATTGGGAGCCTTGCCCTTGCTACGAAAAAAGTTGCAGATGACCGCAAGCTCAGGAAGACTCAGGAAGAGTTGACAACGATTGTACGAGACCATTTTGCCGACATGGGGGAAATTGCGACCCTCTATGTTCAAGTTTATGAAAGCAGTCTGGAGAGCTTGGTTGGCGGCGTCATTTTTGAGGATGGCCGTCATTATACCTTTGTCTATGAAAATGAAGACCTGGTCTATGAGGAGGAAGTCTTATGA
- the groL gene encoding chaperonin GroEL (60 kDa chaperone family; promotes refolding of misfolded polypeptides especially under stressful conditions; forms two stacked rings of heptamers to form a barrel-shaped 14mer; ends can be capped by GroES; misfolded proteins enter the barrel where they are refolded when GroES binds): MSKEIKFSSDARSAMVRGVDILADTVKVTLGPKGRNVVLEKSFGSPLITNDGVTIAKEIELEDHFENMGAKLVSEVASKTNDIAGDGTTTATVLTQAIVREGIKNVTAGANPIGIRRGIEAAVATAVEALKNNAIPVANKEAIAQVAAVSSRSEKVGEYISEAMEKVGKDGVITIEESRGMETELEVVEGMQFDRGYLSQYMVTDSEKMVADLENPYILITDKKISNIQEILPLLESILQSNRPLLIIADDVDGEALPTLVLNKIRGTFNVVAVKAPGFGDRRKAMLEDIAILTGGTVITEDLGLELKDATIEALGQAARVTVDKDSTVIVEGAGNPEAISHRVAVIKSQIETTTSEFDREKLQERLAKLSGGVAVIKVGAATETELKEMKLRIEDALNATRAAVEEGIVAGGGTALVNVIPAVADLELTGDEATGRNIVLRALEEPVRQIAHNAGFEGSIVIDRLKNAEVGTGFNAATGEWVNMIDQGIIDPVKVSRSALQNAASVASLILTTEAVVANKPEPAAPAPAMDPSMMGGMM, encoded by the coding sequence ATGTCAAAAGAAATTAAATTTTCATCTGATGCTCGTTCAGCTATGGTCCGTGGTGTCGATATCCTTGCAGACACTGTTAAAGTAACCTTAGGACCAAAAGGTCGTAATGTCGTTCTTGAAAAATCATTCGGTTCACCCCTCATCACCAATGACGGTGTGACCATTGCCAAAGAAATCGAGTTGGAAGATCATTTTGAAAATATGGGTGCCAAATTGGTATCAGAAGTGGCTTCGAAAACCAATGATATCGCAGGTGACGGGACTACAACTGCAACTGTTTTGACTCAAGCGATCGTCCGTGAAGGAATCAAAAATGTCACAGCAGGCGCAAATCCAATCGGCATTCGTCGTGGGATTGAAGCAGCAGTTGCCACAGCAGTAGAAGCCTTGAAAAATAATGCTATCCCAGTTGCCAATAAAGAAGCTATTGCTCAGGTTGCTGCCGTGTCTTCTCGTTCTGAAAAAGTTGGTGAATATATTTCGGAAGCCATGGAAAAAGTTGGTAAAGACGGAGTTATCACCATTGAAGAGTCACGTGGTATGGAAACAGAACTTGAAGTTGTGGAAGGAATGCAGTTTGACCGCGGTTATCTTTCACAGTACATGGTAACAGATAGCGAAAAAATGGTGGCTGACCTTGAAAATCCATATATCTTGATTACAGACAAGAAGATTTCAAATATCCAAGAAATCTTGCCACTCCTCGAAAGCATTCTCCAAAGCAATCGTCCACTCTTGATTATTGCGGATGATGTGGATGGTGAAGCTCTTCCAACCCTTGTATTGAACAAGATTCGTGGAACCTTCAACGTGGTAGCAGTCAAGGCACCTGGTTTTGGTGACCGTCGTAAAGCAATGCTTGAAGATATCGCCATCTTAACAGGTGGAACAGTTATCACAGAAGACCTTGGTCTTGAGTTGAAAGATGCGACAATTGAAGCTCTTGGTCAAGCAGCGAGAGTAACTGTGGACAAAGATAGCACTGTTATTGTAGAAGGTGCTGGAAATCCTGAAGCGATTTCTCACCGTGTTGCGGTTATCAAGTCTCAAATCGAAACCACAACTTCTGAGTTTGACCGTGAAAAATTGCAAGAACGCTTGGCAAAATTGTCAGGTGGTGTGGCGGTTATTAAGGTCGGAGCCGCAACTGAAACTGAGTTGAAAGAAATGAAACTCCGCATTGAAGATGCCCTCAACGCTACTCGTGCAGCTGTTGAAGAAGGAATCGTTGCAGGTGGTGGAACAGCCCTTGTAAATGTTATCCCAGCCGTGGCTGATTTGGAATTGACAGGAGACGAAGCAACAGGCCGCAATATTGTTCTCCGCGCTTTGGAAGAACCTGTTCGTCAGATCGCCCACAATGCAGGATTCGAAGGTTCAATCGTTATCGATCGTTTGAAAAATGCTGAAGTTGGTACAGGCTTCAACGCAGCAACTGGTGAGTGGGTTAATATGATTGATCAAGGAATCATTGATCCAGTTAAAGTGAGCCGTTCAGCCTTACAAAATGCAGCATCTGTAGCCAGCTTGATTTTGACTACAGAAGCAGTCGTGGCCAATAAACCAGAACCCGCAGCCCCAGCTCCAGCAATGGATCCAAGTATGATGGGCGGTATGATGTAA